The following are from one region of the Streptomyces tuirus genome:
- a CDS encoding DedA family protein gives MLEQVGLPIGSPWIYAVVALSVLLDVFLPVLPSGVLVITAATAAAAGTATDVPDILALTLCAATASVLGDLVAYRLARRGGARLDRAISRSRRLTTAQRRLGAALARGGGALVVLARFAPAGRSVVSFGAGAAHRRARDFLPWSALAGFAWAVYSVALGWFGAHWLGATWLATAVSVGALFAAGAGAAFLVRREPRTS, from the coding sequence GTGCTGGAGCAAGTGGGGCTGCCGATCGGCAGCCCGTGGATATACGCGGTGGTGGCCCTGTCCGTGCTGCTCGACGTGTTCCTGCCGGTGCTGCCCAGCGGCGTCCTGGTGATCACGGCGGCCACGGCGGCGGCAGCGGGCACGGCGACCGACGTGCCCGACATCCTCGCCCTGACCCTCTGCGCGGCCACCGCCTCCGTCCTGGGCGACCTGGTCGCCTACCGCCTCGCCCGGCGCGGCGGCGCCCGCCTGGACCGCGCGATCTCCCGCTCCCGGCGGCTGACCACCGCCCAGCGGCGACTCGGCGCGGCCCTCGCCCGGGGCGGCGGCGCCCTGGTCGTCCTCGCGCGTTTCGCCCCCGCCGGCCGCTCCGTGGTCTCCTTCGGCGCGGGCGCCGCCCACCGCCGCGCCCGCGACTTCCTGCCCTGGTCGGCCCTGGCCGGCTTCGCCTGGGCCGTGTACAGCGTCGCCCTCGGCTGGTTCGGCGCCCACTGGCTGGGCGCGACCTGGCTGGCGACGGCGGTGTCGGTGGGGGCGCTGTTCGCCGCCGGGGCGGGGGCGGCGTTCCTGGTGCGGCGCGAGCCGCGGACGTCGTAG
- a CDS encoding phosphatase PAP2 family protein yields MLWVAAGLVTLGFLVALQIAAHHFGTQGPITAQAREVIHAPKSGFLLYAGLALTMVVLTWRQRLIALGAAMGIDLVFLLVRWLTGTYPDEGHPFGNGALWVVLGLAVIALTRRTGPERVLMLKGVGLGLLLVTGRKTGDTWLLITSKTRPLVLDPYVAMADHALGNPSWLAGRLLRASGPVGEHTLDYVYAQLAVAAVCVALYQLRNVATEQRFPRHHLVRTFLLIGLLGPAFYMIYPVVGPMFAYGPEGGQWAAADLWPDTLPPVITPYAMPFDEITPRNCMPSLHTAWATTIFIHSRKGPRALRYAGTFWLVATLAATLGFGWHYGVDLIAGVVFAYTVEAGLRTYDRGWDRAGLRLIGYGTVVFAVLLASYRFVPLEMAAYPWISGPLLLLAMASVVHAYRRTTRRWDVAPVPAPRAEPQPEPAV; encoded by the coding sequence CTGCTGTGGGTCGCGGCAGGCCTGGTCACTCTCGGCTTCCTCGTCGCGCTCCAGATCGCCGCACACCACTTCGGCACCCAGGGGCCGATCACCGCGCAGGCCCGCGAGGTGATCCACGCCCCCAAGTCCGGGTTCCTGCTCTACGCCGGCCTGGCGCTGACGATGGTGGTGCTCACCTGGCGGCAGCGGCTCATCGCGCTCGGCGCCGCGATGGGCATCGACCTCGTCTTCCTGCTGGTGCGGTGGCTGACCGGCACCTACCCCGACGAAGGCCATCCGTTCGGCAACGGCGCGCTGTGGGTGGTCCTGGGCCTCGCGGTCATCGCCCTCACCCGGCGCACCGGCCCGGAACGGGTCCTGATGCTGAAGGGCGTGGGGCTGGGCCTGCTGCTGGTGACCGGCCGCAAGACCGGTGACACCTGGCTGCTGATCACGTCGAAGACCCGCCCCCTCGTCCTCGACCCCTACGTCGCCATGGCCGACCACGCGCTGGGCAACCCGTCATGGCTGGCGGGCCGGCTCCTGCGGGCGAGCGGCCCGGTCGGCGAGCACACCCTCGACTACGTCTACGCCCAGCTCGCCGTGGCCGCGGTCTGCGTGGCGCTGTACCAACTGCGCAACGTGGCGACCGAGCAGCGCTTCCCGCGCCACCACCTGGTCCGCACGTTCCTGCTGATCGGCCTGCTCGGACCGGCCTTCTACATGATCTACCCCGTGGTCGGGCCGATGTTCGCCTACGGCCCCGAGGGCGGGCAGTGGGCGGCGGCCGACCTGTGGCCCGACACCCTGCCGCCGGTGATCACCCCGTACGCGATGCCGTTCGACGAGATCACCCCGCGCAACTGCATGCCCAGCCTGCACACGGCCTGGGCGACCACGATCTTCATCCACTCCCGCAAGGGGCCGCGCGCCCTGCGGTACGCCGGCACGTTCTGGCTGGTCGCCACCCTCGCCGCCACACTGGGATTCGGCTGGCACTACGGCGTGGACCTCATCGCCGGCGTGGTGTTCGCGTACACGGTCGAGGCGGGACTGCGCACGTACGACCGGGGCTGGGACCGGGCGGGGCTCCGGCTGATCGGCTACGGGACGGTCGTCTTCGCCGTGCTGCTGGCGTCCTACCGCTTCGTGCCGCTGGAGATGGCCGCGTACCCGTGGATATCCGGCCCCCTCCTGCTGCTGGCGATGGCCTCCGTGGTCCACGCATACCGGCGGACCACCAGACGGTGGGATGTGGCGCCCGTACCCGCCCCGCGCGCCGAGCCGCAGCCAGAACCGGCGGTCTGA
- a CDS encoding DUF2277 domain-containing protein, producing the protein MCRSIKTLRPPAMPEEATEADVRAAALQYVRKVSGFRAPAAHNQEVFDRAVEAITQATAELLDGLEVRGAGAARKAS; encoded by the coding sequence ATGTGCCGGAGTATCAAGACGCTGCGTCCGCCCGCGATGCCCGAAGAGGCCACCGAGGCGGACGTGCGCGCAGCAGCCCTGCAGTACGTGCGGAAGGTGTCGGGCTTCCGCGCCCCCGCCGCTCACAACCAGGAGGTGTTCGACCGCGCCGTGGAGGCCATCACACAGGCCACGGCCGAGTTGCTGGACGGACTGGAGGTCCGGGGGGCCGGGGCCGCGCGGAAGGCGAGCTAG
- a CDS encoding ketopantoate reductase family protein — protein MANELSVAVLGPGGVGGLLAALLSRTGHRVICLSGEKTAETLRSDGIRVSSARFGDFTARVEADTELREPVDACLVTVKHTALDAALARVPAPVLSDGLVVPFLNGVEHPAALRARYRSDRVAPAVIRVESTRVAPGVVEHASPFTEIDLTGTEVPRARLDALAGAFAAAGPATHVLEDETAALWAKMSFLAPFALLTTRYGLPLGDVRTRHRDELTALVEETAAVSRACGGPADPAQALARYDAFPPSAKSSMQRDAEAGRPLELDAIGGALLRAAERHGIPAPVTARVVDEVHPFA, from the coding sequence GTGGCGAACGAACTCAGCGTGGCCGTGCTGGGCCCCGGCGGCGTGGGCGGCCTGCTCGCCGCCCTGCTCTCCCGCACCGGCCACCGCGTGATCTGCCTGTCCGGCGAGAAGACCGCCGAGACCCTGCGCAGCGACGGCATCCGGGTCAGCAGCGCGCGCTTCGGCGACTTCACGGCCCGGGTCGAGGCCGACACCGAGCTGCGGGAGCCGGTCGACGCGTGCCTGGTCACCGTGAAGCACACCGCTCTTGACGCCGCCCTGGCGCGGGTTCCCGCCCCGGTGCTGTCCGACGGGCTCGTGGTGCCGTTCCTGAACGGCGTCGAGCATCCGGCGGCCCTGCGCGCCCGCTACCGGTCCGACCGGGTCGCCCCCGCCGTGATCCGCGTGGAGTCCACCCGGGTCGCGCCGGGCGTCGTCGAACACGCCAGCCCCTTCACGGAGATCGACCTGACCGGCACGGAGGTGCCCCGGGCCCGTCTCGACGCCCTCGCCGGCGCCTTCGCCGCGGCCGGCCCGGCCACCCACGTCCTGGAGGACGAGACGGCGGCCCTGTGGGCGAAGATGTCGTTCCTGGCGCCGTTCGCGCTGCTGACCACGCGCTACGGCCTCCCCCTCGGCGACGTCCGCACCCGCCACCGCGACGAGCTGACCGCCCTGGTGGAGGAGACGGCCGCGGTCAGCCGCGCCTGCGGCGGCCCGGCCGATCCGGCCCAGGCCCTCGCCCGCTACGACGCCTTCCCGCCGTCGGCGAAGTCCTCGATGCAGCGCGACGCCGAGGCCGGCCGGCCCCTCGAACTCGACGCCATCGGCGGCGCGTTGCTCCGCGCGGCCGAACGGCACGGGATCCCGGCTCCGGTGACGGCCCGGGTGGTGGACGAGGTACACCCGTTCGCCTGA
- a CDS encoding DUF4097 family beta strand repeat-containing protein produces the protein MATRTAAVRTVALAGAVVVLVAGLSACGASAGDDKDPEHRSFGLQGRTLTVDSDDSALEIVAADEHPAGRIQVTRWFKGSVVVGDEPEVTWDMRGDRLKLRLKCSGIVADCSARHRIEVPRGVTVKVEDGDGSVRARGFRDSLSIRTGDGSVRVTDTTGPLELRTGDGSIRADVSSRDVRTHTGDGSVRLQLGVVPDRVESRSGDGSVTIAVPRAAYRVTTETGDGGVDVSVPRDEGSPHVVSAHTGDGKVTVRTAN, from the coding sequence ATGGCCACACGCACCGCCGCCGTCCGCACCGTCGCCCTCGCCGGTGCCGTCGTGGTGCTCGTCGCCGGGCTCAGTGCCTGCGGGGCGTCCGCCGGGGACGACAAGGACCCCGAGCACCGCTCCTTCGGCCTCCAGGGCCGCACCCTCACCGTCGACTCCGACGACTCCGCCCTGGAGATCGTCGCCGCCGACGAGCATCCGGCGGGCAGGATCCAGGTCACCCGCTGGTTCAAGGGGTCGGTCGTCGTCGGCGATGAGCCCGAGGTCACCTGGGACATGCGGGGCGACCGTCTGAAGCTGCGCCTGAAGTGCTCCGGGATCGTCGCCGACTGCTCGGCCAGGCACCGCATCGAGGTGCCCCGCGGCGTCACCGTGAAGGTCGAGGACGGGGACGGCAGCGTCCGTGCCCGGGGCTTCCGGGACTCCCTCAGCATCCGCACGGGCGACGGCTCCGTCCGCGTCACCGACACCACCGGCCCCCTGGAGCTGCGCACCGGCGACGGCTCCATCCGGGCGGACGTCTCCTCCCGCGACGTCCGCACCCACACCGGCGACGGCTCCGTCCGTCTCCAACTCGGCGTCGTACCGGACCGCGTCGAGTCCCGCAGCGGCGACGGCTCGGTGACCATCGCGGTACCCCGGGCCGCCTACCGCGTGACCACCGAGACCGGCGACGGCGGCGTCGACGTGTCCGTGCCCCGCGACGAGGGCAGCCCCCATGTGGTGTCCGCCCACACCGGCGACGGCAAAGTGACGGTCCGAACAGCGAACTGA
- a CDS encoding amidase domain-containing protein, giving the protein MTRRRVTILGAAATSVVAGVALLPNWSAGAAVTDDPTVDARTKATFQRLADAVFTDRTNALVDGGRAGADKPLTDGFSGDVALSSGTARTEDATLSELGQRKERLAKAGETYGKASTTVTLNATRVTGRTAKADVTETTTLTYAGARGNAPKTTGFQARHELTFKADRQGDWRLTGIRDTDQGGLAVNTLSKPAPVKVTTAADNTTPNAPRAATTRNPAAAPKTGTTYDYKAMAAYAEKYWNVYNKDYPDFGGHGAGGDCTNFVSQSLKAGGWKHAPGYVYDYTKWFGNADIQSDSFIGVNEWSWFAQNSKRTTPLANVFQLEVGDVLQIDFDRDGSKDHTMIVTYKSGGVPYVTYHSNNTLRRSVASLVASYPNAYYYAYRT; this is encoded by the coding sequence GTGACGCGACGTCGCGTCACGATACTCGGGGCCGCGGCGACCTCGGTCGTCGCCGGAGTCGCCCTGCTGCCCAACTGGAGCGCGGGCGCCGCGGTCACCGACGACCCGACGGTGGACGCGCGGACCAAGGCCACCTTCCAGCGGCTGGCGGACGCGGTCTTCACCGACCGCACCAACGCCCTGGTCGACGGCGGGCGGGCCGGCGCGGACAAGCCGCTGACCGACGGCTTCTCCGGCGATGTCGCCCTGTCCTCCGGTACGGCCCGCACCGAGGACGCCACCCTGTCCGAACTGGGGCAGCGCAAGGAGAGGCTGGCGAAGGCCGGCGAGACGTACGGCAAGGCCAGCACCACCGTCACCCTGAACGCCACCCGGGTGACGGGCCGTACGGCCAAGGCGGACGTCACCGAGACCACGACCCTGACCTACGCCGGGGCCCGCGGCAACGCGCCGAAGACCACCGGATTCCAGGCCCGGCACGAGCTGACCTTCAAGGCCGACCGGCAGGGCGACTGGCGGCTGACCGGCATCCGCGACACCGACCAGGGCGGTCTCGCGGTGAACACGCTCTCCAAGCCGGCCCCCGTCAAGGTGACCACCGCCGCCGACAACACCACGCCGAACGCCCCGCGCGCGGCGACCACCCGTAACCCGGCGGCCGCCCCGAAGACCGGCACGACGTACGACTACAAGGCCATGGCGGCCTACGCCGAGAAGTACTGGAACGTCTACAACAAGGACTACCCGGACTTCGGCGGACACGGCGCCGGCGGCGACTGCACCAACTTCGTCAGCCAGTCCCTGAAGGCGGGCGGCTGGAAGCACGCCCCCGGCTACGTGTACGACTACACCAAGTGGTTCGGCAACGCCGACATCCAGTCCGACTCCTTCATCGGCGTCAACGAGTGGTCCTGGTTCGCCCAGAACTCCAAGCGGACCACGCCGCTCGCCAACGTCTTCCAGCTCGAGGTCGGCGACGTCCTCCAGATCGACTTCGACCGGGACGGGTCCAAGGACCACACGATGATCGTCACGTACAAGAGCGGCGGTGTGCCGTACGTGACCTACCACTCCAACAACACTCTCCGCAGGTCGGTGGCGAGCCTCGTCGCGTCGTACCCCAACGCGTACTACTACGCCTACCGCACCTGA
- a CDS encoding polysaccharide deacetylase family protein: protein MNQPSGRRRRPRAPRRTAPPGILTLAALLVVASLVGGYMALTGPDTTTPTASSGARKETSPKRPQEPRWDGRTKVLGDGSTSYTGPQKGQLKPVPLKPGEKPPQFVVFSWDGALQGDDALFSHYQELAAQYDAHMTFFLTGIYLLPKSKKDLYSPPRHAKGSAAISFATDEHIRTTLEQLGKAWQGGNEIGTHFNGHFCGEKGGGDWSVAEWKSEIDQFYAFTEKWKTNTGFQDVAPLPFDIRKEVTGGRAPCLEGQKNLLKAAKDYKWRYDASSAGDFQIWPVKKDGIWDFPLQMLPYEGGKYQGLSMDFNFLYNQSEGETEGDPAKYPEWEQETVASYMSGFNRVYYGSRAPLFIGNHFEDWNGGIYMRAVDRVVKDMCTKKDVKCVSFRELADWLDVQKPATLQRLRGLDPAQSPDWSTVVK, encoded by the coding sequence ATGAATCAACCCTCCGGCCGCCGCCGCCGACCCCGCGCACCCCGCCGCACCGCACCCCCGGGGATCCTGACTCTCGCGGCGCTCCTCGTCGTAGCGTCCCTGGTCGGGGGCTATATGGCCCTGACCGGCCCGGACACCACCACCCCGACCGCCTCCTCCGGAGCCCGCAAGGAAACCTCCCCGAAGCGGCCCCAGGAGCCGCGGTGGGACGGCAGGACGAAGGTCCTGGGGGACGGCTCCACCTCCTACACCGGCCCGCAGAAGGGGCAGTTGAAGCCGGTGCCGCTCAAGCCGGGGGAGAAGCCGCCCCAGTTCGTGGTCTTCTCCTGGGACGGCGCGCTGCAGGGCGACGACGCGCTCTTCTCGCACTACCAGGAGCTGGCCGCGCAGTACGACGCCCACATGACCTTCTTCCTCACCGGCATCTACCTGCTGCCCAAGAGCAAGAAGGACCTCTACTCGCCGCCCCGGCACGCCAAGGGCTCGGCGGCGATCAGCTTCGCCACCGACGAGCACATACGCACCACACTGGAGCAACTCGGCAAGGCGTGGCAGGGCGGCAACGAGATCGGCACCCACTTCAACGGCCACTTCTGCGGCGAGAAGGGCGGCGGCGACTGGAGCGTCGCGGAGTGGAAGAGCGAGATCGACCAGTTCTACGCGTTCACCGAGAAGTGGAAGACCAACACCGGCTTCCAGGACGTCGCCCCGCTGCCGTTCGACATCAGGAAGGAGGTCACCGGCGGCCGCGCACCCTGCCTGGAGGGCCAGAAGAACCTGCTGAAGGCCGCGAAGGACTACAAGTGGCGCTATGACGCCAGCTCCGCGGGCGACTTCCAGATATGGCCGGTCAAGAAGGACGGCATCTGGGACTTCCCGCTGCAGATGCTCCCGTACGAGGGCGGCAAGTACCAGGGCCTCTCGATGGACTTCAACTTCCTCTACAACCAGTCAGAGGGCGAGACCGAGGGCGACCCGGCGAAATACCCCGAATGGGAACAGGAGACCGTCGCCTCCTACATGTCCGGCTTCAACCGCGTGTACTACGGCAGCCGGGCCCCGCTGTTCATCGGCAACCACTTCGAGGACTGGAACGGCGGCATCTACATGCGGGCCGTCGACCGGGTCGTCAAGGACATGTGCACGAAGAAGGATGTCAAGTGCGTGTCCTTCCGGGAACTGGCCGACTGGCTCGACGTGCAGAAGCCCGCGACCCTCCAGCGGCTGCGCGGTCTGGACCCGGCGCAGTCGCCCGACTGGTCCACGGTCGTGAAGTGA
- a CDS encoding transglycosylase domain-containing protein, with amino-acid sequence MQLKVPDAMNADETVLLRIVDVAATDKADTSSGTTPDGNGPGRSRRRRKAPRPSPLSRLGAAAPGPARLVARVASNARRLRPCYPHADRTGWRRWAPSWRQWLGAALTFTGLSVVLLGSAYAATDIPDNLNSYATQQDNVYFWSDGTPMARTGWVRRQAMPLKDIPEDVRGAVLAAENASFYSDPGISVSGIGRALWRTVGQGNTQGGSTITQQYVKNVYLSQDQSVSRKFTEAMLALKLDNEMSKDDILEGYLNTSWFGRGTYGIQRAAQAYYGKDVSELDVSEAAFLASLLKGAGLYDPTLSEANHARAVERWSWILDRMVEVGTLPKAERAEYKKFPEPLKRAPGFDTGKQSDYLVELAAQYARKTANISAKEYDLGGYQIYTTFDRKQETALTDAVDKARKKARKDDPAKAKSLHFGASSVATDGRILAVHGGPDHREQGYNESNATTVPAGSAFLPFVYAAALEHGVHTTRDGAATAVTPQTLYDGDDGIAVRTPEGPYWDRGGKQVTSRNDGGKSYGRIGLGRALALSVNTPFMQLGMDTGLDTVRDTAQRAGLLPSSFGPQVPAMSLGSATPSAIRMASGYATFAAAGKHVEPYSVARITRNGTRVPLTKPGSRRAVKASVAAAVQSALTDAFRTAHPGAVTTSAVAGKAGTTQNDTAAWYVGTADSVSTAVVAYRIDLGKSLEPLPLDGIAGSPGDSVPYRIWSGARGIG; translated from the coding sequence ATGCAGTTGAAGGTCCCCGATGCCATGAACGCGGACGAGACCGTGCTGTTGCGCATCGTCGACGTGGCCGCGACCGACAAGGCGGACACGTCCTCCGGTACGACCCCGGACGGCAACGGCCCCGGCCGGTCGCGCCGCCGGCGCAAGGCCCCCAGACCCTCCCCCCTGTCCCGTCTCGGTGCCGCGGCCCCGGGGCCGGCCCGGCTCGTCGCCCGCGTCGCGTCCAACGCCCGCCGCCTGCGGCCCTGCTATCCGCACGCCGACCGCACCGGCTGGCGGCGCTGGGCGCCCTCCTGGCGGCAATGGCTCGGTGCCGCGCTGACGTTCACCGGCCTGTCCGTCGTCCTCCTGGGCTCCGCCTACGCCGCCACCGACATACCGGATAACCTCAACTCGTACGCCACCCAGCAGGACAACGTCTACTTCTGGTCCGACGGGACGCCCATGGCCCGCACCGGCTGGGTGCGACGGCAGGCCATGCCCCTGAAGGACATACCCGAGGACGTCCGCGGGGCCGTGCTGGCGGCGGAGAACGCGAGCTTCTACAGCGACCCCGGCATATCCGTCAGCGGCATCGGCCGCGCTCTGTGGCGCACCGTCGGTCAGGGCAACACCCAGGGCGGCTCGACCATCACCCAGCAGTACGTCAAGAACGTCTACCTCAGCCAGGACCAATCCGTCTCACGCAAGTTCACCGAGGCCATGCTCGCCCTCAAGCTCGACAACGAGATGAGCAAGGACGACATCCTCGAGGGCTACCTCAACACGAGCTGGTTCGGTCGCGGCACCTACGGCATCCAGCGCGCCGCCCAGGCCTACTACGGCAAGGACGTCAGCGAACTCGACGTCAGCGAGGCCGCCTTCCTCGCCTCCCTCCTCAAGGGCGCGGGCCTTTACGACCCGACGCTGAGCGAGGCCAACCACGCCCGGGCCGTGGAGCGCTGGTCCTGGATACTCGACCGCATGGTCGAGGTAGGCACCCTGCCGAAGGCCGAGCGGGCCGAATACAAGAAGTTCCCCGAGCCGCTGAAGCGGGCGCCGGGGTTCGACACCGGCAAGCAGAGCGACTACCTCGTGGAACTGGCCGCCCAGTACGCCAGGAAGACGGCGAACATATCGGCCAAGGAGTACGACCTCGGCGGCTACCAGATCTACACCACCTTCGACCGCAAGCAGGAGACCGCGCTCACCGACGCCGTGGACAAGGCCCGCAAGAAGGCGCGAAAGGACGACCCGGCCAAGGCGAAGTCCCTGCACTTCGGCGCCTCCTCGGTGGCCACCGACGGGCGCATCCTCGCCGTCCACGGCGGCCCCGACCACCGTGAGCAGGGCTACAACGAGTCCAACGCGACCACCGTGCCCGCCGGTTCGGCCTTCCTGCCGTTCGTCTACGCCGCCGCCCTGGAGCACGGCGTGCACACGACCCGCGACGGCGCCGCGACCGCGGTCACCCCCCAGACGCTGTACGACGGGGACGACGGCATCGCCGTCAGGACACCCGAGGGCCCCTACTGGGACCGCGGCGGCAAACAGGTCACCTCCCGCAACGACGGCGGGAAGTCCTACGGCCGGATCGGCCTGGGCCGGGCGCTCGCCCTGTCGGTGAACACACCGTTCATGCAGCTCGGCATGGACACCGGCCTGGACACCGTGCGGGACACCGCCCAGCGTGCGGGCCTGCTCCCCTCCAGCTTCGGCCCGCAGGTGCCCGCGATGTCCCTGGGCAGTGCCACGCCCAGCGCCATCCGCATGGCGAGCGGGTACGCCACGTTCGCCGCCGCGGGCAAGCACGTCGAGCCGTACTCGGTGGCCCGGATCACCCGCAACGGCACCCGGGTCCCGCTCACCAAGCCCGGGTCCCGCCGTGCGGTGAAGGCGAGCGTGGCCGCGGCGGTCCAGTCCGCCCTCACGGACGCCTTCCGCACCGCCCACCCGGGGGCGGTCACGACCTCCGCGGTGGCCGGCAAGGCCGGCACCACGCAGAACGACACCGCCGCCTGGTACGTCGGCACGGCCGACTCCGTGTCCACGGCGGTGGTGGCCTACCGCATCGACCTCGGCAAGAGCCTCGAACCCCTGCCGCTGGACGGGATCGCGGGCTCCCCCGGCGACAGCGTCCCGTACCGCATCTGGTCCGGTGCCCGCGGCATCGGCTGA
- a CDS encoding FmdB family zinc ribbon protein — protein MPRYEYRCRTCGDTFELSRPMAESSAPTACPSGHDDTVKLLSTVAVGGSASAPASAPRASGGGGGGCCGGGCCG, from the coding sequence ATGCCTCGCTACGAATACCGCTGCCGGACCTGCGGCGACACTTTCGAACTCAGCCGTCCCATGGCCGAGTCGTCCGCCCCCACGGCCTGCCCCTCGGGCCACGACGACACGGTGAAACTCCTCTCCACGGTCGCTGTCGGCGGCTCCGCCTCCGCCCCGGCGTCCGCACCCCGCGCGAGCGGCGGCGGTGGGGGCGGCTGCTGCGGAGGCGGCTGCTGCGGCTGA
- a CDS encoding DedA family protein codes for MTAIAADAGPQWVNDLMDALGAPGAGLAIALENLFPPLPSEVILPLAGFAASSGRMSLLAVLLWTTAGSVIGALALYGVGALLGRDRTVAIAARLPLVKVSDIEKTEAWFLKHGTKAVFFGRMIPIFRSLISVPAGVERMRLPVFLGLTTLGSAIWNTVFVLAGYFLGANWHQVSDIVSTYSKAVLAVAALAVAAFVAVRLLRRPKETRPEGARGTARTATTPPHPHDDQDTRVLRRPAQAQRQRPVLPPETPAGSAPRREHPGREAP; via the coding sequence ATGACAGCCATCGCAGCGGACGCCGGGCCGCAGTGGGTCAACGACCTGATGGACGCGCTGGGCGCGCCGGGAGCCGGTCTCGCCATCGCCCTGGAGAACCTGTTCCCGCCGCTGCCCAGCGAGGTGATCCTGCCGCTGGCCGGGTTCGCCGCGAGCAGCGGCCGGATGAGCCTGCTCGCCGTCCTGCTGTGGACGACGGCCGGCTCGGTGATCGGCGCGCTCGCGCTGTACGGGGTCGGAGCGCTGCTCGGCCGTGACCGGACGGTGGCGATCGCGGCGCGGCTGCCGCTGGTGAAGGTCTCGGACATCGAGAAGACCGAGGCCTGGTTCCTGAAGCACGGCACGAAGGCCGTGTTCTTCGGCCGGATGATCCCGATCTTCCGCAGCCTGATCTCGGTGCCCGCGGGCGTCGAGCGCATGCGCCTGCCGGTGTTCCTGGGACTGACCACCCTGGGCAGCGCCATCTGGAACACGGTGTTCGTCCTCGCGGGCTACTTCCTCGGCGCGAACTGGCACCAGGTCTCGGACATCGTCTCCACCTACTCGAAGGCGGTCCTGGCCGTGGCGGCGCTGGCGGTGGCGGCGTTCGTCGCCGTACGACTGCTGCGACGCCCCAAGGAGACACGCCCTGAAGGGGCGCGGGGAACTGCGCGAACGGCCACGACGCCGCCGCACCCGCACGACGACCAGGACACCCGAGTTCTCAGACGCCCGGCCCAGGCACAGCGCCAGCGCCCCGTACTGCCCCCAGAAACTCCCGCAGGATCCGCTCCCCGGCGAGAACACCCCGGTCGGGAAGCGCCCTGA
- a CDS encoding HAD family hydrolase: MPVLVASDLDRTLIYSAAALALTMPDARAPRLLCVEVHESKPLSYMTETAAQLLTDLGDAAVFVPTTTRTRKQYERINLPGPEPTYAICANGGHLMVDGVSDPDWHAQVTARLADQCAPLAEVQEHLLRAADPVWVRKHRVADDLFAYLVVERELLDEDWVKELAVWAENRGWTVSLQGRKIYAVPKPLTKSAAMREVARRTGAAVTLAAGDSLLDADLLLAADRGWRPGHGELADSGFTAPSLRALPDRGVLAGERILREFLGAVRGAGAVPGPGV, translated from the coding sequence ATGCCCGTCCTCGTCGCGAGCGACCTCGATCGCACCCTGATCTACTCCGCCGCCGCCCTGGCGCTCACCATGCCGGACGCGCGGGCGCCCCGGCTGCTGTGCGTGGAGGTGCACGAGAGCAAGCCGCTGTCGTACATGACGGAGACGGCGGCGCAGCTCCTGACCGACCTGGGCGACGCGGCCGTGTTCGTGCCCACGACGACCCGGACGCGCAAGCAGTACGAGCGCATCAACCTGCCGGGCCCGGAGCCCACGTACGCGATCTGCGCGAACGGCGGCCACCTCATGGTGGACGGGGTCTCCGACCCCGACTGGCACGCCCAGGTGACCGCGCGGCTGGCCGACCAGTGCGCGCCGCTGGCCGAGGTGCAGGAGCACCTGCTGAGGGCCGCCGACCCGGTCTGGGTGCGCAAGCACCGTGTCGCCGACGACCTGTTCGCCTACCTCGTCGTCGAGCGGGAACTGCTCGACGAGGACTGGGTGAAGGAACTCGCGGTGTGGGCGGAGAACCGCGGCTGGACCGTGTCCCTCCAGGGCCGCAAGATCTACGCCGTACCCAAGCCGCTCACGAAGAGCGCGGCGATGCGGGAGGTCGCGCGGCGGACCGGTGCGGCTGTCACGCTCGCCGCGGGTGATTCCCTGCTCGATGCCGACCTGCTGCTCGCGGCCGACCGGGGCTGGCGGCCGGGGCACGGGGAGCTGGCCGACAGCGGGTTCACGGCTCCCTCGCTCAGGGCGCTTCCCGACCGGGGTGTTCTCGCCGGGGAGCGGATCCTGCGGGAGTTTCTGGGGGCAGTACGGGGCGCTGGCGCTGTGCCTGGGCCGGGCGTCTGA